The following proteins are encoded in a genomic region of Strix aluco isolate bStrAlu1 chromosome 23, bStrAlu1.hap1, whole genome shotgun sequence:
- the CBL gene encoding E3 ubiquitin-protein ligase CBL isoform X2 encodes MLAELKGIFPNGLFQGDTFRITKADAAEFWRKAFGEKTIVPWKSFRQALHEVHPISSGLEAMALKSTIDLTCNDYISVFEFDIFTRLFQPWSSLLRNWNSLAVTHPGYMAFLTYDEVKARLQKFIHKPGSYIFRLSCTRLGQWAIGYVTADGNILQTIPHNKPLFQALIDGFREGFYLFPDGRNQNPDLTGLCEPTPQDHIKVTQEQYELYCEMGSTFQLCKICAENDKDVKIEPCGHLMCTSCLTAWQESEGQGCPFCRCEIKGTEPIVVDPFDPRGGGGLARQGAEGTPSPNYDDDDDDRADDSLFMMKELAGTKVERPPSPFSVAPQATLPPVPPRLDLLQQRVSNPPGASSPGTSSKAAPGTLHKDKPLPIPPTLRDLPPPPPPDRPHSIGTESRPQRRPLPCTPGDCPSRDKPPPVPSNRQADLWPSRPIPKAPSVALSPGDPWAGRELSNRHSLPFSLPSQMDSRADSHRLGSTLSLDNPVSLNSGPPTTPECEHPKIKPSSSANAIYSLAARPLPVPKLPPGEQSESDEDTEYMSPSSLPVVPPGPAVQKPEIKMPLEMTQSLRVLDCDQQTDGCTYEAMYNIHSQAASSAFETVNTSDEGDLAAATASNGPEESENEEDGYDIPKPPLPVAIARRTLSDISNATPAFSRMSLENDPVTGFSDGSQVPERPPKPLPRRINSERKAGSCQTGGASSGTSASLQLSSEIENLMSQGYSYQDIQKALVIAHNNIEMAKNILREFVSISSPAHVAT; translated from the exons ATGCTGGCCGAACTCAAAGGTATTTTCCCAAATGGCCTTTTCCAAGGAGACACGTTCCGGATCACCAAGGCAGATGCTGCAGAATTTTGGAGAAAGGCTTTTGGTGAAAA GACTATCGTTCCTTGGAAAAGCTTCCGTCAGGCCTTGCATGAAGTGCATCCAATCAGTTCAGGGCTGGAAGCCATGGCTCTGAAGTCAACGATTGACTTGACGTGCAATGACTACATTTCAGTATTTGAATTTGATATTTTCACACGACTTTTTCAG CCATGGTCGTCTTTGCTCAGGAACTGGAATAGCCTAGCGGTGACTCATCCTGGTTATATGGCATTCCTAACGTATGATGAGGTGAAAGCCCGGCTTCAGAAATTCATTCACAAACCTGGCAG TTATATTTTCCGATTGAGTTGTACACGACTCGGTCAGTGGGCCATTGGCTATGTCACTGCAGATGGGAACATTCTTCAGACAATCCCCCACAACAAACCTCTTTTTCAAGCACTGATTGATGGCTTCAGGGAAGGCTT TTATTTATTTCCCGATGGCCGGAATCAGAATCCTGACTTGACTGGCTTGTGTGAGCCCACACCTCAGGACCACATTAAAGTTACACAG GAACAATATGAATTGTACTGCGAGATGGGCTCCACGTTTCAGCTGTGTAAAATATGTGCTGAAAATGACAAGGATGTGAAGATTGAACCATGTGGCCATCTGATGTGCACGTCCTGTCTCACTGCGTGGCAG GAATCAGAAGGCCAGGGTTGTCCATTTTGCCGCTGTGAAATCAAAGGCACGGAGCCAATTGTAGTAGACCCATTCGaccccagaggaggaggagggttagCACGGCAAGGGGCAGAAGGAACTCCCTCACCcaattatgatgatgatgatgacgacAGAGCTGATGATTCCCTCTTCATGATGAAAGAACTCGCTGGTACCAAA gttgaGCGTCCTCCTTCTCCATTCTCAGTAGCTCCACAGGCCACGCTTCCTCCTGTGCCGCCGCGACTGGATCTCTTGCAGCAGCGAGTGTCCAATCCGCCTGGGGCTTCCAGTCCTGGGACCTCTTCAAAG gctgCACCTGGTACTCTTCACAAGGATAAACCTTTGCCAATCCCACCCACGCTCAGAGATCTCCCGCCACCACCACCTCCGGACAGGCCACATTCCATTGGGACTGAAAGTCGACCGCAGAGACGTCCTCTGCCCTGCACACCAGGAGATTGTCCTTCGAGAGACAAACCACCCCCTGTGCCCTCCAACCGTCAGGCGGATCTGTGGCCATCCAGGCCCATTCCCAAAGCCCCATCTGTAGCTCTTAGCCCTGGTGACCCTTGGGCTGGGAGAGAACTGTCAAACAGGCACTCGCTTCCCTTTTCCTTGCCCTCTCAGATGGACTCCAGGGCTGACAGCCATCGGCTTGGGAGCACGCTCAGCCTGGACAACCCAGTG agcttGAACAGTGGTCCACCAACAACCCCAGAGTGTGAACACCCCAAGATTAAACCCTCTTCATCTGCCAATGCGATCTACTCCTTAGCTGCCAG ACCACTGCCTGTACCAAAACTGCCTCCTGGGGAACAGTCTGAAAGCGATGAAGACACTGAATACATGTCACCATCTTCTCTGCCTGTGGTGCCTCCAGGTCCTGCTGTACAAAAACCAGAGATCAAAATGCCTTTGGAAATGACTCAGAGTTTACG AGTTTTAGACTGCGACCAGCAGACGGATGGCTGTACGTATGAAGCAATGTACAACATTCACTCCCAAGCAGCATCCTCTGCTTTCGAGACTGTCAACACTTCTG ATGAAGGGGATCTGGCAGCAGCCACTGCCAGCAACGGCCCTGAAGAGTCAGAAAATGAGGAAGATGGCTACGATATCCCCAAACCACCGCTACCAGTTGCTATTGCTCGTCGCACACTGTCTGATATCTCCAATGCCACACCTGCCTTCAGCCGAATGTCTTTGGAAAATGACCCTGTAACAG GTTTTTCAGATGGCTCTCAAGTTCCAGAAAGGCCGCCAAAGCCGCTACCACGGAGAATAAATTCTGAGCGGAAAGCAGGGAGCTGCCAAACAGGCGGAGCCAGCAGCGGGACCAGTGCGTCACTGCAACTCTCCAGTGAGATCGAGAATCTAATGAGCCAAGGCTACTCATATCAGgacattcagaaagcactggTCATTGCACATAACAATATTGAAATGGCCAAGAATATTCTCCGGGAGTTTGTTTCCATTTCCTCCCCTGCGCATGTGGCCACATAG